A single genomic interval of Argopecten irradians isolate NY chromosome 8, Ai_NY, whole genome shotgun sequence harbors:
- the LOC138329053 gene encoding uncharacterized protein isoform X1, whose amino-acid sequence MFNTARMHNNTYSYLHSKRKSRRSDIFNGILAAHIFPSLADVLTEPLEGTDDFEPLDLSLRNTMEETVSDMYPRGLAVEDFLNPNAMEIEQSALSTVIRTFSVIMSPSYSENETDIQELSSPGDLLIPLPMWSEGEEVDKYDDTCEVGLVEYEIMASVDNTEPPCYPHSPGSVGDLSDYSSDCSVEPGLEPCTQQTMIELEKVNVCSHVSDTTTPKVKIEPQNLPDDSVFKPYYCSNGYDENDIKREVMDLADTYEEEDSNSDSSDKSVDKQKRKRPGRKKGQTSSVYHLWEFIRDLLRNPQHCPKIIKWEDEEEGIFRVLKSTEVAKEWGSMKKNKTEMTYEKLSRSLRYSRKEGYFDDIPKDRGLPKKLCFKFGPKSHGWRRGT is encoded by the exons ATCAGATATCTTCAATGGCATCCTGGCTGCACATATATTTCCATCG TTGGCCGACGTATTGACGGAGCCCCTGGAAGGAACAGACGACTTCGAGCCACTAGACCTGTCCCTACGAAACACTATGGAGGAAACAGTGTCGGATATGTATCCTAGGGGGCTAGCTGTGGAAGACTTCCTCAACCCAAATGCGATGGAAATTGAACAGAGTGCCTTAAGTACAG TAATAAGGACATTTTCTGTCATAATGTCTCCTTCATATTCAG AAAATGAAACTGATATCCAGGAACTGTCGTCACCTGGAGATTTGTTAATCCCACTACCGATGTGGTCGGAGGGGGAAGAAGTGGACAAGTACGACGATACCTGTGAAGTGGGCCTTGTGGAGTACGAGATCATGGCATCAGTAGATAATACGGAACCTCCCTGTTATCCCCACAGCCCGGGGTCAGTCGGGGACCTGTCAGATTATAGTTCAG ACTGCAGCGTGGAACCCGGACTTGAACCTTGCACACAGCAGACAATGATAGAACTAGAAAAAGTGAACGTTTGTTCACATGTGTCCGACACTACCACTCCAAAGGTGAAAATTGAACCACAGAACCTTCCGGACGATTCCGTGTTCAAGCCCTACTACTGCAGCAACGGATATGATGAAAACGACATTAAACGCGAAGTGATGGATTTAGCAGACACGTATGAGGAGGAGGACTCAAACAGCGACAGTTCCGATAAATCTGTGGATAAACAAAAGCGAAAGCGACCAGGAAGGAAGAAAGGACAGA CATCCAGTGTTTATCATTTATGGGAATTCATTCGGGACCTCCTACGGAACCCTCAACACTGTCCAAAGATTATAAAATGGGAAGACGAGGAGGAAGGAATTTTCCGTGTTCTGAAATCTACAGAAGTGGCCAAAGAATGGGGCTCAATGAAAAAGAATAAGACAGAAATGACATATGAAAAGCTCAGTAGATCTTTAAg ATATTCTCGAAAGGAAGGATATTTTGACGACATTCCAAAAGACAGAGGACTACCAAAGAAGTTGTGTTTTAAGTTCGGTCCAAAGTCCCATGGTTGGAGGCGCGGCACGTGA
- the LOC138329053 gene encoding uncharacterized protein isoform X2: MFNTARMHNNTYSYLHSKRKSRRSDIFNGILAAHIFPSLADVLTEPLEGTDDFEPLDLSLRNTMEETVSDMYPRGLAVEDFLNPNAMEIEQSALSTENETDIQELSSPGDLLIPLPMWSEGEEVDKYDDTCEVGLVEYEIMASVDNTEPPCYPHSPGSVGDLSDYSSDCSVEPGLEPCTQQTMIELEKVNVCSHVSDTTTPKVKIEPQNLPDDSVFKPYYCSNGYDENDIKREVMDLADTYEEEDSNSDSSDKSVDKQKRKRPGRKKGQTSSVYHLWEFIRDLLRNPQHCPKIIKWEDEEEGIFRVLKSTEVAKEWGSMKKNKTEMTYEKLSRSLRYSRKEGYFDDIPKDRGLPKKLCFKFGPKSHGWRRGT; the protein is encoded by the exons ATCAGATATCTTCAATGGCATCCTGGCTGCACATATATTTCCATCG TTGGCCGACGTATTGACGGAGCCCCTGGAAGGAACAGACGACTTCGAGCCACTAGACCTGTCCCTACGAAACACTATGGAGGAAACAGTGTCGGATATGTATCCTAGGGGGCTAGCTGTGGAAGACTTCCTCAACCCAAATGCGATGGAAATTGAACAGAGTGCCTTAAGTACAG AAAATGAAACTGATATCCAGGAACTGTCGTCACCTGGAGATTTGTTAATCCCACTACCGATGTGGTCGGAGGGGGAAGAAGTGGACAAGTACGACGATACCTGTGAAGTGGGCCTTGTGGAGTACGAGATCATGGCATCAGTAGATAATACGGAACCTCCCTGTTATCCCCACAGCCCGGGGTCAGTCGGGGACCTGTCAGATTATAGTTCAG ACTGCAGCGTGGAACCCGGACTTGAACCTTGCACACAGCAGACAATGATAGAACTAGAAAAAGTGAACGTTTGTTCACATGTGTCCGACACTACCACTCCAAAGGTGAAAATTGAACCACAGAACCTTCCGGACGATTCCGTGTTCAAGCCCTACTACTGCAGCAACGGATATGATGAAAACGACATTAAACGCGAAGTGATGGATTTAGCAGACACGTATGAGGAGGAGGACTCAAACAGCGACAGTTCCGATAAATCTGTGGATAAACAAAAGCGAAAGCGACCAGGAAGGAAGAAAGGACAGA CATCCAGTGTTTATCATTTATGGGAATTCATTCGGGACCTCCTACGGAACCCTCAACACTGTCCAAAGATTATAAAATGGGAAGACGAGGAGGAAGGAATTTTCCGTGTTCTGAAATCTACAGAAGTGGCCAAAGAATGGGGCTCAATGAAAAAGAATAAGACAGAAATGACATATGAAAAGCTCAGTAGATCTTTAAg ATATTCTCGAAAGGAAGGATATTTTGACGACATTCCAAAAGACAGAGGACTACCAAAGAAGTTGTGTTTTAAGTTCGGTCCAAAGTCCCATGGTTGGAGGCGCGGCACGTGA
- the LOC138328875 gene encoding putative per-hexamer repeat protein 5 gives MRLAGLILGTGRETNHGFPRDTGLILGTGRETNHGFPSDTGLILGTGRETNHGFPRDTGLILGTGRETNHGFPRDTGLILGTGRETNHGFPRDTGLILGTGRETNHGFPSDTGLILGTGRETNHGFPRDTGLILGTGRETNHGFPRDTGLILGTGRETNHGFPSDTGLILGTGRETNHGFPRDTGLILGTGRETNHGFPSDTGLILGTGRETNHGFPRDTGLILGTGRETNHGFPRDTGLILGTGRETNHGFPRDTGLILGTGRETNHGFPSDTGLILGTGRETNHGTTLYRINTKCNISCIDNFNIKIT, from the exons ATGAG GTTAGCGGGCTTGATCCTAGGGACTGGAAGGGAAACCAATCATGGCTTCCCTAGGGACACGGGCTTGATCCTAGGGACTGGAAGGGAAACCAATCATGGCTTCCCTAGTGACACGGGCTTGATCCTAGGGACTGGAAGGGAAACCAATCATGGCTTCCCTAGGGACACGGGCTTGATCCTAGGGACTGGAAGGGAAACCAATCATGGCTTCCCTAGGGACACGGGCTTGATCCTAGGGACTGGAAGGGAAACCAATCATGGCTTCCCTAGGGACACGGGCTTGATCCTAGGGACTGGAAGGGAAACCAATCATGGCTTCCCTAGTGACACGGGCTTGATCCTAGGGACTGGAAGGGAAACCAATCATGGCTTCCCTAGGGACACGGGCTTGATCCTAGGGACTGGAAGGGAAACCAATCATGGCTTCCCTAGGGACACGGGCTTGATCCTAGGGACTGGAAGGGAAACCAATCATGGCTTCCCTAGTGACACGGGCTTGATCCTAGGGACTGGAAGGGAAACCAATCATGGCTTCCCTAGGGACACGGGCTTGATCCTAGGGACTGGAAGGGAAACCAATCATGGCTTCCCTAGTGACACGGGCTTGATCCTAGGGACTGGAAGGGAAACCAATCATGGCTTCCCTAGGGACACGGGCTTGATCCTAGGGACTGGAAGGGAAACCAATCATGGCTTCCCTAGGGACACGGGCTTGATCCTAGGGACTGGAAGGGAAACCAATCATGGCTTCCCTAGGGACACGGGCTTGATCCTAGGGACTGGAAGGGAAACCAATCATGGCTTCCCTAGTGACACGGGCTTGATCCTAGGGACTGGAAGGGAAACCAATCATGGCACAACCTTATACCGgatcaatacaaaatgtaacataTCTTGCATTGACAACTTTAATATTAAGATAACCTGA